A stretch of Lactiplantibacillus brownii DNA encodes these proteins:
- a CDS encoding PBECR4 domain-containing protein, with amino-acid sequence MKQPQAYRRATPQDLKRIRLKMTDLKVAFSYVEADLCDRERYYFYQKDGRIMSMQLKVKRENFMHLCGLSYRNGGAKRFWHDLKHNHLILENLQVKTDGTTFQKLQVISLLPELSKLDVKITSAGKYLKLQYDHAIRTKRELMAIAFQFDIDGYVPVSLLNLSDTKFRNNTIYGVLAIVDCFEDANVLVAGSKTTDYWLTRARS; translated from the coding sequence TTGAAACAGCCACAAGCATATAGGCGTGCAACGCCACAAGATCTTAAACGTATCAGGTTGAAAATGACTGATTTGAAGGTGGCTTTTAGCTATGTAGAAGCTGATTTATGTGATCGTGAGCGATATTATTTCTACCAGAAGGATGGCAGAATAATGTCTATGCAATTGAAGGTTAAACGAGAAAACTTCATGCACCTTTGTGGATTGAGTTACAGGAATGGTGGGGCCAAACGTTTTTGGCATGATTTGAAGCACAATCACTTGATTTTAGAAAACTTACAGGTAAAAACGGATGGGACGACATTTCAAAAACTACAGGTGATAAGTTTATTACCTGAGTTGAGTAAGTTAGATGTGAAAATTACTAGCGCAGGTAAATATTTGAAGTTGCAATATGATCATGCCATTAGAACTAAAAGAGAATTAATGGCAATTGCTTTTCAGTTTGATATTGATGGCTATGTTCCAGTATCCCTTTTGAATTTAAGTGATACCAAATTTAGAAATAATACCATATATGGCGTTTTAGCTATTGTAGATTGTTTTGAGGACGCCAATGTTTTAGTGGCCGGGTCTAAGACAACAGATTATTGGCTAACAAGAGCTAGAAGTTAG
- a CDS encoding C39 family peptidase, with the protein MGNKQWGLVGGLSLLLGLGLSQAQIVHAASTDRITGIRTTTSQTFRTNSQTGKGYHITVLPQQRVHLRPNLQLSRHQNTIWTRSEQAMITHNGKKQLYYYVKNAAGQSGWIWEGYLTPASYRLKVPVVSQLPELPTGCEITAVDMMLQYAGAKVNKNQLANEMPRSDDPNEGFVGDPHSEYGYGLYVYPRGLLTTVQRHAGSAVDLTGISLTQLKAQITRGHPVVVWVTNIDGFASHALTVTGFEPMRIYFNDPWTGQAASLSNDAFNLAWQGNGSRALSY; encoded by the coding sequence ATGGGGAACAAACAATGGGGCTTAGTTGGCGGGCTCAGCCTACTATTGGGTCTAGGGCTTAGCCAAGCACAGATTGTCCATGCGGCTAGTACTGATCGAATCACGGGAATTCGTACAACGACGAGCCAAACTTTTCGTACTAATAGTCAAACGGGAAAAGGGTACCATATCACGGTATTACCACAGCAACGAGTCCATTTGCGACCTAATTTACAGTTGAGTCGCCATCAGAATACGATTTGGACACGGTCAGAACAAGCAATGATTACTCATAATGGTAAAAAGCAACTATATTATTATGTCAAAAATGCTGCGGGCCAAAGTGGTTGGATCTGGGAGGGGTATCTGACCCCAGCAAGTTATCGGTTGAAAGTCCCAGTGGTCAGTCAACTGCCGGAACTCCCAACGGGTTGTGAAATTACAGCGGTGGATATGATGCTCCAATACGCTGGCGCCAAGGTTAATAAGAATCAATTAGCCAATGAAATGCCGCGTAGCGATGATCCGAATGAAGGTTTCGTTGGAGACCCACACTCTGAATATGGTTATGGGCTATATGTCTATCCCCGCGGGCTCCTGACAACGGTGCAGCGGCATGCCGGTAGTGCCGTTGATCTGACCGGGATTAGTTTGACTCAATTGAAGGCGCAGATTACCCGCGGTCATCCAGTGGTGGTTTGGGTAACGAACATTGATGGTTTTGCCAGCCATGCACTAACCGTGACTGGTTTTGAGCCGATGCGGATTTATTTCAATGACCCGTGGACTGGTCAGGCGGCTAGCTTATCTAATGACGCTTTTAATCTGGCTTGGCAGGGAAATGGCAGTCGGGCGCTCAGTTATTAA
- a CDS encoding mannose/fructose/sorbose PTS transporter subunit IIA produces MVSIIIASHGEFAKGIYQSGSMIFGEQENVQPVTLMPSEGPDDIKAKLEKAIASFDDQDQVLFLVDLWGGTPFNQVNGLFEAHKDKWAIVAGLNLPMLIEAYASRLSMDSAHEIATHIIETAKDGVKVRPEALAPKEAPKAAASGASAGRPGKFEYVLARIDSRLLHGQVATAWSKTVNPTRIIVVSDNVAKDNLRTQMIIQAAPNGVKAHVVPIDQMIKLAKDDKHFGGQKALLLFETPQDALKAIKGGVPLDTLNIGSMAHSVGKVQPNKVLAFDQNDIDTYHELEKMGVKMDVRKVPTDGQDNLDHIMDKAEKMLKEQANS; encoded by the coding sequence ATGGTAAGCATTATCATTGCTAGTCATGGCGAATTTGCTAAAGGCATCTATCAATCTGGTTCAATGATTTTCGGCGAACAAGAAAACGTTCAACCCGTTACGTTGATGCCTAGCGAAGGCCCTGATGACATTAAGGCTAAATTGGAAAAAGCAATTGCTTCTTTCGATGATCAAGACCAAGTCTTGTTCTTAGTCGATCTTTGGGGTGGTACACCTTTCAACCAAGTCAACGGCTTGTTTGAAGCACATAAGGACAAATGGGCGATCGTTGCTGGTTTGAACCTACCAATGTTAATTGAAGCCTATGCATCACGGCTTTCAATGGACTCTGCTCATGAAATCGCCACTCATATTATTGAAACGGCGAAGGATGGGGTTAAAGTTCGTCCCGAAGCATTAGCACCTAAGGAAGCCCCTAAAGCGGCTGCTAGTGGCGCAAGTGCTGGTCGTCCCGGCAAGTTCGAATATGTCCTTGCACGGATTGACTCACGTTTGTTACATGGTCAAGTTGCAACGGCTTGGAGTAAGACGGTTAACCCAACGCGGATTATCGTTGTTTCTGATAACGTTGCTAAAGACAATTTACGGACCCAAATGATCATCCAAGCGGCACCAAACGGGGTTAAGGCTCACGTGGTACCAATTGATCAAATGATCAAGTTAGCTAAGGATGACAAACACTTTGGTGGTCAAAAAGCCTTGTTATTATTCGAAACACCACAAGATGCTTTGAAAGCTATCAAGGGTGGCGTGCCATTGGATACCTTGAACATTGGTTCCATGGCGCATTCCGTTGGTAAAGTTCAACCAAACAAAGTTTTGGCTTTTGATCAAAATGATATCGACACTTACCATGAATTGGAAAAGATGGGCGTTAAGATGGACGTTCGTAAAGTTCCAACTGATGGTCAAGATAACCTCGATCACATTATGGATAAAGCTGAAAAGATGTTGAAAGAACAAGCGAATAGTTAA
- a CDS encoding PTS mannose/fructose/sorbose transporter subunit IIC, translating to MNLNAIQMILVVLVAFLAGMEGILDEFHFHQPVVACALIGLVTGQLVPCIILGGSLQMIALGWSNVGAAVAPDAALAAIASAIILVLGGQGRAGVASAIAIAVPLAVAGLLLTILARTLATLIVHIMDRAAEEGSFAKIDMWQMIAIAMQGLRIAIPAALILAVGAGPVKAMLNAMPTWLTDGLSIGGGMVVAVGYAMVINMMATREVWPFFILGFVLAAISELTLIALGGIGVAMALIYLNLSKMGGSGNGGGSGTGDPVGDIIDKY from the coding sequence ATGAATTTGAACGCGATTCAAATGATTTTAGTCGTATTAGTCGCATTTTTAGCTGGTATGGAAGGTATTTTGGATGAATTCCATTTCCATCAACCAGTTGTTGCCTGCGCATTAATCGGCTTAGTTACCGGACAATTAGTCCCATGTATTATTTTAGGTGGTAGTCTTCAAATGATCGCTTTAGGCTGGTCAAACGTTGGTGCTGCCGTTGCCCCTGATGCCGCATTAGCAGCTATTGCATCTGCAATTATTTTAGTACTTGGTGGCCAAGGCCGTGCCGGAGTGGCATCTGCCATTGCCATCGCCGTACCTTTGGCTGTTGCTGGGTTATTATTAACCATCCTTGCTCGTACGTTAGCAACTTTGATCGTGCATATCATGGACCGTGCTGCTGAAGAAGGTAGCTTTGCTAAAATTGACATGTGGCAAATGATTGCCATTGCAATGCAAGGTTTACGTATTGCTATTCCAGCTGCATTGATCTTAGCAGTTGGTGCTGGTCCCGTTAAAGCAATGTTGAACGCTATGCCTACTTGGTTGACAGATGGTTTGTCAATCGGTGGTGGGATGGTTGTTGCCGTTGGGTATGCCATGGTTATTAACATGATGGCTACTCGTGAAGTATGGCCATTCTTCATTTTAGGTTTCGTCCTAGCTGCGATTTCTGAATTGACACTTATTGCCTTAGGTGGTATCGGTGTTGCTATGGCCCTCATCTACTTGAACCTTTCTAAAATGGGTGGTTCTGGTAATGGTGGCGGTTCTGGTACCGGTGACCCTGTCGGCGATATCATCGACAAGTATTAG
- a CDS encoding PTS system mannose/fructose/sorbose family transporter subunit IID codes for MADQIKLTKSDRIHVWWRSTFLQGSWNYERMQNGGWAYSLIPALKKLYTTKEDRAAALKRHMEFFNTHPYVASPIIGVTMALEEERSNGAPIDDVTIQGVKVGMMGPLAGVGDPVFWFTAKPIIGALAASLAMGGSIMGPILYFVVWNVIRMAFMWYTQELGYKAGSAITDDLSGGILQDITKGASILGMFILPALIERWVNVDFSPVKVSSIKQAKGAYIDWNSLPAGAKGVKEALTQQKAGLSLDKYKVTTLQDNLNQLIPGLAALVITFLCMWLLKKKVSPIWIIFGLFAFGVIMHVLGVM; via the coding sequence ATGGCTGATCAAATTAAATTAACTAAAAGTGATCGTATTCATGTTTGGTGGCGTTCAACGTTCCTCCAAGGTTCTTGGAACTATGAACGGATGCAAAACGGTGGTTGGGCTTACTCATTAATCCCAGCTTTGAAAAAGTTATATACGACTAAAGAAGATCGTGCCGCTGCTTTAAAGCGTCACATGGAATTCTTTAACACTCATCCTTACGTGGCATCACCAATTATTGGTGTTACCATGGCGCTTGAAGAAGAACGTTCTAATGGGGCTCCCATTGACGATGTTACGATTCAAGGGGTTAAAGTTGGGATGATGGGTCCTTTGGCCGGTGTTGGTGATCCAGTGTTCTGGTTCACGGCTAAGCCAATCATTGGTGCCTTGGCTGCTTCCCTTGCTATGGGTGGTAGTATCATGGGTCCTATCTTGTACTTCGTTGTCTGGAATGTTATCCGGATGGCATTTATGTGGTACACACAAGAACTTGGCTACAAAGCCGGTTCTGCGATTACTGACGACTTATCAGGTGGTATTTTGCAAGACATTACCAAGGGTGCTTCTATCTTAGGGATGTTCATCTTACCAGCCTTGATCGAACGGTGGGTCAATGTTGACTTCAGTCCGGTTAAAGTTTCATCAATCAAACAAGCTAAGGGTGCTTACATTGACTGGAACAGTCTTCCAGCCGGTGCTAAGGGTGTCAAAGAAGCTTTGACACAACAAAAAGCCGGTTTATCATTGGACAAATACAAGGTTACGACCTTGCAAGATAACTTGAATCAATTAATTCCAGGTTTAGCTGCCTTAGTGATTACCTTCTTATGTATGTGGCTCTTAAAGAAGAAAGTTTCACCAATCTGGATCATCTTTGGTTTATTCGCCTTTGGTGTTATCATGCACGTTCTTGGTGTTATGTAG
- a CDS encoding DUF956 family protein: MVQSLNTKVDMVVDGNSHLGLTDYGKIMVGDRGFEFYDNRNAKNYIQIPWNEVDRVIVSVMFKGRWIPRYGFRTKKNGTYTFSSKTPRKVLRAVRKHVKPEHIVRSLTFFDVLKRAFKGKNQSSYLK, encoded by the coding sequence ATGGTTCAATCGCTTAATACAAAGGTTGATATGGTTGTTGACGGTAATTCGCATTTAGGTCTGACTGATTACGGTAAAATCATGGTCGGTGATCGGGGCTTTGAATTTTACGATAACCGCAATGCTAAAAACTATATTCAGATTCCTTGGAATGAAGTTGACCGAGTCATTGTATCGGTTATGTTCAAGGGACGCTGGATTCCGCGGTATGGTTTTCGCACAAAGAAGAATGGGACTTATACCTTTTCTTCGAAGACCCCACGGAAAGTTTTACGAGCCGTTCGAAAACATGTTAAGCCTGAACATATTGTTCGGTCGTTGACCTTTTTCGATGTGCTGAAGCGGGCGTTTAAGGGTAAAAATCAAAGTAGTTATTTGAAGTAA
- a CDS encoding sigma-54-dependent transcriptional regulator, giving the protein MTRKARIYEFVCQHGDSAGMTTEMVAQGLALARPNVSKELNTLVREGQLVKLSGRPVRYTPLTAEQPAAPASPARVHSAQTRTKRATTSTPVTTKVGATDIFDSMIGAHESLQNQVEQAKAAILYPPRGLNTLVIGPTGSGKTYFANTMYEFAETQGVLTNPQGLITFNCADYAHNPELLMSHLFGYIKGSFTGANEDKDGLIQEADGGMLFLDEVHRLPPEGQEMIFYFMDHGTYSRLGETAKNHHANVRLVCATTEDPKSSLLQTFVRRIPITIQLPAFNQRSAKERLALLKALLSLEAARINKQIRLTEDVVQALLGSVTYGNVGQLKSNIQLVCAQGFVNSIENDTEITITMDDLPQNIRSGLMTVASNRHELGAISELLDPVLVVKPNDGPTPLRNKNDNYELPYNLYEIIGDKASLLRREGLDKEHINRFITTDINLHLKSFYKQTQMNISPENKLAEIVDQDVIDFTKTAQETIQQLLGYNFKDNFIYAVSLHISSFIKRIQAGKPMRQMSADMLAMVKEYPAEIKAAQVLKQSLDERYHLPIPESEVYYLAILLISLKSMQLDGKVGVFVAAHGMSTASSMAQVVGQLLDDYDAAAFDMPLDMDPEVAYTHIKEQIQKLDAGNGVLMLVDMGSLTTFGKRIQKETGIAIRTIDMVTTPVVLEAVRKSGLIDSDLETIYRELVGFKGYSRISRNLPTETTPAIPVPTETAGKPDANHRAIIAICATGVGTAERIKTILDSLLAQNFIEGITVFPISVVDMPNRLAQISRSYQIIAATGIAKPKLDVPFISLEELLQGGGEKFIDQLAMGLNAPQSKLTDLRELTPELCEKYLGDYFTFLNPKKLTTILWQYSEKINQTLDEPMTNAFRIDLIMHLAGALERTAIKDQITAPTEELPTMASSKWYPVVQAADQQLTDQLQLTFSEAENYYIVQLLENHQAKLA; this is encoded by the coding sequence TTGACTAGAAAAGCACGGATTTATGAATTTGTCTGCCAGCACGGCGATTCGGCGGGCATGACGACCGAAATGGTTGCCCAGGGTTTAGCGCTAGCCCGACCGAATGTCAGTAAAGAGTTGAATACATTAGTGCGTGAGGGACAACTGGTGAAGCTCAGTGGCCGCCCAGTTCGCTATACGCCGTTAACGGCTGAACAACCGGCAGCGCCTGCTTCGCCAGCACGTGTTCATTCAGCACAAACACGGACCAAACGTGCGACAACTAGTACACCAGTCACGACTAAGGTTGGCGCTACGGATATTTTTGACAGTATGATTGGTGCCCACGAGAGTTTACAAAATCAAGTAGAACAAGCCAAAGCGGCAATCCTATATCCGCCGCGAGGCTTAAATACGTTGGTCATTGGGCCAACTGGTTCCGGGAAAACTTACTTTGCCAATACGATGTATGAATTTGCGGAAACACAAGGGGTTTTGACGAATCCTCAAGGCTTGATCACGTTTAATTGTGCAGACTATGCGCATAATCCGGAACTTTTAATGTCGCATTTATTTGGCTACATTAAGGGATCGTTTACCGGCGCCAATGAGGATAAAGATGGCCTGATTCAAGAGGCGGATGGCGGCATGCTCTTTCTGGATGAAGTCCACCGTTTACCACCAGAAGGTCAAGAAATGATCTTCTACTTCATGGATCATGGGACTTATTCACGTTTGGGTGAAACGGCTAAAAACCATCATGCTAACGTGCGACTAGTTTGTGCCACGACTGAGGACCCCAAGAGTTCACTATTACAAACTTTCGTCCGGCGGATTCCGATTACGATCCAGTTGCCAGCGTTCAACCAACGGTCGGCTAAAGAACGATTGGCATTATTGAAAGCGTTATTGTCACTGGAAGCGGCGCGTATCAATAAGCAAATTCGGTTGACTGAAGACGTGGTGCAAGCCTTATTAGGGTCGGTGACTTATGGGAACGTGGGCCAATTGAAGTCCAATATCCAATTAGTCTGTGCCCAAGGCTTCGTAAATAGCATTGAAAATGATACCGAGATCACTATTACCATGGATGATCTACCCCAAAATATTCGGAGTGGCCTGATGACGGTGGCGTCTAATCGCCACGAACTTGGCGCCATTTCAGAACTATTGGACCCAGTTTTGGTGGTTAAGCCGAATGATGGCCCGACACCCTTACGAAATAAAAATGATAACTATGAATTGCCTTATAATTTATACGAAATCATCGGGGACAAGGCGTCCTTATTACGCCGCGAAGGTTTAGATAAGGAACATATTAATCGCTTCATTACGACTGACATTAATTTACACTTAAAGTCGTTTTATAAGCAAACGCAGATGAACATTTCACCAGAAAACAAGCTGGCAGAAATCGTTGATCAAGATGTGATCGATTTTACCAAGACGGCTCAGGAAACGATTCAACAGTTACTAGGATACAATTTTAAAGATAATTTCATTTATGCGGTCAGTTTGCACATTAGTTCATTTATCAAGCGGATTCAGGCCGGAAAGCCGATGCGACAAATGAGTGCTGATATGCTGGCCATGGTTAAAGAGTATCCGGCTGAAATCAAGGCAGCCCAAGTTTTAAAGCAGAGTTTGGATGAACGCTATCATTTACCGATTCCAGAATCGGAAGTGTATTATTTAGCCATTCTGTTAATTTCATTGAAGTCAATGCAACTAGACGGTAAAGTGGGCGTCTTTGTGGCGGCTCATGGGATGAGCACCGCTTCTTCGATGGCTCAAGTTGTTGGTCAACTGTTAGATGATTACGATGCCGCGGCGTTTGACATGCCGCTGGATATGGACCCCGAGGTTGCTTACACCCATATTAAGGAACAGATTCAGAAATTAGACGCTGGCAATGGCGTGCTGATGTTAGTCGATATGGGGTCGTTAACGACCTTCGGCAAACGTATTCAGAAAGAAACGGGAATTGCCATTCGTACGATTGATATGGTAACCACGCCGGTTGTTTTGGAAGCCGTCCGCAAGTCGGGCTTGATCGACAGTGATCTGGAGACGATTTATCGCGAATTGGTCGGATTTAAAGGTTATTCACGAATTTCGCGTAACTTACCAACAGAGACCACGCCAGCCATTCCGGTACCAACTGAAACGGCAGGAAAGCCGGATGCTAATCATCGCGCTATTATCGCAATCTGTGCGACCGGTGTTGGCACGGCTGAACGCATTAAAACCATTCTGGATAGCTTGTTGGCACAAAACTTTATTGAGGGAATCACGGTCTTTCCAATTTCAGTGGTCGACATGCCGAATCGTTTGGCACAGATTAGTCGAAGCTACCAAATCATTGCGGCAACTGGGATTGCGAAGCCTAAACTAGATGTGCCATTTATTTCGCTGGAAGAACTGCTACAAGGTGGTGGCGAAAAATTCATCGATCAATTGGCGATGGGGTTAAATGCGCCTCAAAGTAAGTTGACTGATTTGCGTGAACTAACGCCAGAATTATGCGAGAAGTATTTGGGTGATTATTTCACTTTCTTAAATCCTAAAAAGTTGACCACGATTTTGTGGCAGTACAGTGAAAAGATTAATCAGACTTTGGATGAACCGATGACGAATGCCTTTCGAATCGATTTAATCATGCATTTGGCGGGAGCTTTAGAGCGCACGGCTATCAAAGATCAGATTACAGCCCCCACAGAAGAATTACCAACGATGGCTAGTTCCAAGTGGTATCCAGTCGTGCAAGCAGCTGATCAGCAGTTAACTGATCAGTTGCAACTGACCTTCTCAGAGGCCGAAAATTATTACATTGTTCAGTTATTAGAAAATCATCAGGCCAAGCTGGCATAG
- a CDS encoding PTS sugar transporter subunit IIA, protein MLAFVVVSHGEFANGVVNSSYMIFGQQEKVQTVTFKLDEGPEDLTKKLDAALATFDADDQVLFLVDLWGGSPFNAASRIVAEHTDRMGLITGLNLPMLIEAYTVRDKPINEVIAHLEETGKIGIKHLELLQDGEEDDLL, encoded by the coding sequence ATGTTAGCGTTTGTCGTTGTGAGTCATGGGGAATTTGCGAACGGGGTGGTCAATTCATCCTATATGATTTTTGGGCAACAGGAGAAAGTTCAAACGGTGACCTTTAAATTAGATGAAGGCCCGGAAGATTTAACGAAAAAGCTCGATGCGGCTTTAGCCACTTTTGATGCGGATGACCAGGTCTTATTTTTAGTGGATTTGTGGGGTGGGTCACCGTTCAATGCGGCAAGTCGAATTGTCGCTGAACATACCGACCGCATGGGGTTAATCACGGGGCTCAACTTGCCGATGTTGATTGAAGCCTATACGGTCAGAGATAAACCAATTAATGAAGTAATCGCCCATTTGGAAGAAACTGGAAAAATTGGGATCAAACACTTGGAACTATTACAAGATGGCGAGGAAGATGACTTACTATGA
- a CDS encoding PTS system mannose/fructose/N-acetylgalactosamine-transporter subunit IIB, with protein sequence MTMTVRLARIDSRLLHGQVATVWTKTVAPNRILVVSDSVAQDDLRKMLIVQAAPPGVRANVITVEKMIQIYHEPLFDTVKPLILTDTPQNMARLVAGGLDFTATGVDIGSLAYTAGMVMVTNAIAVGPSEAAALYQLQAAGLSIFAQKVPTDKRVDVMPLLAKNGFEAPVE encoded by the coding sequence ATGACGATGACAGTCCGGTTAGCACGGATTGACAGTCGTCTATTACACGGTCAAGTGGCGACGGTTTGGACAAAAACAGTTGCGCCTAACCGGATTCTAGTGGTTTCTGATAGTGTCGCACAGGATGACTTACGCAAAATGTTAATTGTGCAGGCCGCGCCGCCGGGTGTGAGGGCGAATGTCATTACGGTTGAAAAGATGATTCAGATCTATCATGAACCATTATTCGACACCGTTAAGCCACTAATACTCACAGACACGCCACAAAATATGGCGCGGTTGGTAGCTGGTGGCTTGGACTTTACGGCGACTGGCGTTGATATTGGTAGTTTAGCCTACACCGCTGGCATGGTGATGGTGACTAATGCGATTGCCGTTGGTCCCAGTGAAGCAGCGGCGCTCTATCAATTGCAAGCGGCGGGTTTATCGATCTTTGCGCAAAAGGTACCCACTGACAAACGAGTCGATGTCATGCCGTTATTAGCTAAAAATGGTTTTGAAGCACCAGTTGAATAA
- a CDS encoding beta-ketoacyl-ACP synthase III, which produces MTVYTKITAAGQYVPARVVTNDELAAIMTTNDEWIQAHTGIVTRHFAMDQENTSSLATEVAQQLLTKSGLAAREIDLIIVTTITPDALTPATACLVQANIGADQAFAFDMSAACAGFTFGLSTADKFIRSGQYQNVMVISAEVNSKMMDFKDRTAAVFFGDGAGGVLLQPTTDPAENSILAEKLQTQGNATVIHSGRVRPITTISADNYPQTDAFYQAGREVFKFATTVVPQQMKTLLQTAQLAPTDLQYVICHQANLRIIEQIADNLALPMTKFPHNVQKFGNTSSAGVAMALAGVFDQLTGPVLLTAFGGGLAYGSILIKK; this is translated from the coding sequence ATGACAGTCTATACAAAAATCACAGCGGCAGGGCAGTATGTGCCAGCCCGCGTGGTCACCAACGATGAATTAGCAGCGATTATGACGACTAATGACGAATGGATTCAAGCGCATACTGGAATCGTCACGCGTCATTTTGCCATGGACCAAGAAAACACTTCGTCGTTGGCAACCGAAGTCGCACAACAACTGTTAACGAAGAGCGGCTTGGCAGCCCGCGAGATTGACTTGATTATTGTGACGACAATTACGCCCGATGCTTTGACACCCGCAACAGCTTGCCTGGTACAGGCTAATATTGGTGCCGATCAGGCGTTTGCCTTTGATATGAGTGCAGCCTGTGCGGGCTTTACTTTTGGTCTGTCGACGGCCGATAAATTTATTCGTAGCGGGCAGTATCAAAATGTGATGGTCATTAGTGCAGAGGTTAATTCAAAAATGATGGACTTTAAAGATCGCACTGCCGCTGTCTTTTTTGGCGATGGCGCGGGTGGTGTCTTACTGCAACCGACCACTGATCCGGCAGAAAATAGTATTTTGGCGGAAAAACTACAGACGCAAGGAAACGCCACCGTTATTCATTCTGGTCGGGTGCGTCCCATCACGACGATTAGTGCAGATAATTATCCACAAACGGATGCGTTTTATCAAGCTGGACGTGAGGTCTTCAAGTTTGCAACGACAGTGGTGCCGCAACAAATGAAGACATTATTGCAAACGGCGCAGTTGGCGCCAACGGACTTACAGTACGTGATTTGTCATCAAGCTAATTTACGGATCATTGAACAGATTGCAGACAACTTAGCGTTACCGATGACTAAATTCCCCCACAATGTGCAAAAGTTTGGCAATACGTCATCGGCCGGCGTGGCAATGGCGTTAGCTGGGGTATTTGACCAGTTAACTGGCCCCGTTTTATTGACGGCCTTTGGTGGTGGTCTGGCCTATGGGTCAATTCTAATCAAGAAATAG
- a CDS encoding acetyl-CoA carboxylase biotin carboxyl carrier protein, whose translation MMDLKDLDCLVEKYDREGYQQIRVKAGDLEIEVSRNQPAATPTTPAGKATATTDDQVITSPMVGVMHLSSDLTVAQPVTKGQELGQIESMKLFNPLTCPHAGTLTAILVADGAPVEFGQPLFKMREDR comes from the coding sequence ATGATGGACTTAAAAGATTTGGATTGCTTAGTTGAAAAATACGATCGTGAAGGTTATCAACAAATTCGGGTGAAAGCTGGCGACTTAGAGATCGAAGTTTCCCGGAATCAGCCTGCTGCCACGCCAACGACGCCAGCAGGTAAAGCTACGGCAACCACTGATGACCAAGTCATTACCAGTCCCATGGTCGGAGTCATGCACCTTTCTTCAGATTTGACCGTGGCACAACCAGTTACCAAGGGTCAGGAATTGGGTCAAATTGAAAGTATGAAGTTATTTAATCCATTGACTTGCCCACATGCTGGGACGTTGACGGCGATTTTGGTTGCAGATGGCGCACCAGTAGAATTCGGGCAACCGTTATTTAAAATGCGAGAGGATCGGTAG